The Fuscovulum sp. sequence CAGAACCTGCTGATCGGTGAATCCACCGCCGAACGCATCAAAACCTCCATCGGCACCGCCCGCATGCCCGACGACGGGCGCGGCTCGTCGATGACAATACGGGGCCGCGACCTGCTGAACGGCGTGCCCAAGGAAACCGAAATCAATCAGGCCCAGGTGGCCGAGGCACTGGCCGAACCCGTGCAGCAGATCTGCGATGCCGTGATGCAGGCGCTGGAAGCCACGCCCCCCGACCTCGCCGCCGATATCGTCGACCGGGGCGTCATGCTCACCGGCGGCGGCGCGCTGCTGGGCGATCTGGACCTGTCCCTGCGCGAACAGACCGGCCTTTCGATCTCGGTCGCCAATGAGTCACTCAATTGTGTCGCCCTTGGCACCGGCAAGGCGCTGGAATACGAAAAGCAACTGCGTCATGTGATCGATTATGACAGCTGATCGCCGCGCCCGGAAACAGGCCCGGCATCGGGGATAGCTGATCGCCGCCCCTGTGATCAGGGCCCGGCATCAGACAAGAGGCAGCCGTGGCAAAATCGCGCAACATCGGACCAGACGATTACGCCCGCCCCCTGCGACGCCTGTTCGTGGGGCTTTTCGTGCTTGTCCTTCTGGGCCTGTTCCTGCTCTGGCGCATCGACAGCCCCCGCGTCGAACGCTTCCGCGCCGCGCTGGTGGACCGGGTGGTCCCCTCCTTCGATTGGGCGCTGCTGCCGGTCACCAAGGCCGCCGCGATGATCGACGAATTTCAAAGCTATGCCAGCCTCTACGAACAGAACCAAGAACTCCGCCGCGAATTGCAGCAGATGAAGGCCTGGCGCGAAGCGGCGCTGCAACTGGAACAGAAGAACGCCCGCCTGCTCGACCTCAATCAGGTGCGGCTGGACCCCAAACTCACCCATGTCACCGGCGTTGTGCTGGCCGACTCCGGCTCGCCCTTCCGCCAATCCGTGCTGCTCAACGTGGGCCACCGCGACGGCATCCGCGACGGCTGGGCCACGATGGATGGCATCGGCCTGGTGGGCCGCATCTCGGGCGTGGGCGAACGCACCTCCCGCGTTATCCTGCTCACCGACAGCAACTCCCGCGTCCCGGTCACAGTGCAGCCGTCGGGCCAAAAGGCCCTGCTCTCCGGCGACAACAGCGCCCTGCCACCCCTCGAATTCCTCGAAGACGCCGATCTTGTCCGCCCCGGCGACCGGGTGGTGACCTCGGGCGATGGCGCGATGCTGCCGGCCGGGCTGCTGGTGGGTCAGGTCGTTATGGGCACCGACCGCCGCCTGCGCGTGGTCCTGTCTGCCGATTACGAACGGCTGGAATTCCTGCGTGTCCTGCGCAGCCATGAACTGACCCCCATCACCGATGCTGGTGCCCTGATCGCGCCGCCCCCCACCCCGGCCGAACCCGATGCCGAAACCGGCGAAGGCAGCGCCGTCACTCCCGATCCCTCTGCCGCGGGCGGCACCGGGGATGTGACCGAAGGCTCCCCCGAAACCGGGGCACCCGATGGTTGATGCGCTGCGCTCCTCGGTCTGGCTCTACCGCGCGGCCTTCCTCGGCATCGCGGTGGCGCTGATCTTTCTCAAACTCCTGCCGCTGGGGTCTGTCGCGGGCGATTGGCCCGGGCCGGACCTTCTGCTGTGCCTCATCTTTGCCTGGGTCATGCGGCGGCCGGATTTCCTGCCCGTCCTGCTGATCGGGGCCGTCGTCCTTTTGGAAGACCTCATCCTGCTGCGCCCTCCGGGGCTGTGGACGGCGCTGGTGATCCTCGCCACCGAATTCGTCCGCGCCCGCGCCGCCCTCACGCGCGAGTTGCAGTTCCTCACGGAATGGCTGCTGGTGGCGGGGCTGATGGTGGCCCTGCTCATCGCCTATCGCCTTGCCTTCACGATAGTGTTCCTGCCGCAGCCCCCCTTCGGCTTTGCGCTGCTACAGACTCTGTGGTCCATCCTGTGCTATCCGCTGGTGGTGGTCGCTTCGCGCCTTGCCTTCGATCTGCGCAAGCCCGCAACCGGCGAAGTCGATGCCTACGGACGGAGGTTGTAACCCATGAGACGCACCGCCCGCGACACCGAAGAAAGCGCCCGCCGCGTCAATCGCCGCTCCCTTCTCATGGGCGGCGCGATGGTGGCCATGTTCGCCGTTCTCGGCGCAAGGATGCGCTACCTCTCTGTCGAACAGGCCGATGAATTCCGCCTGCTGGCCGAAGAAAACCGCATCAACATGCGCCTGATCCCGCCCGAACGCGGGCTGATCTTCGATCGCAACGGCAAGCTGATCGCCGGCAACGAACAGAATTACCGCGTCACCATCACCCGCGAAGACGCGGGCGACGTCGATGCCGTGCTCGCCCGTCTCACCCGCCTGATCCCGGTCACCGCCGAAGAGATGGAACGCATCCGCCGCGACATCGACCGCAACTCGCCCTTCGTCCCCATCATCGTGGCCGACCGCCTGCCGTGGGAAGATTTCTCAAAAGTCGCGATGAACGCCCCCACCCTGCCCGGCGTCACACCCGAGGTGGGCCTGTCCCGCCACTACCCGCTGGTCGAGGATTTCTCCCATGTCGTGGGCTATGTCGGCCCGGTCAGCGAAAAAGATCTCGAAGAACGCCCCAACCCCGACCCGGTCCTGCGCATCCCCGAATTTCAGATCGGCAAGATCGGCGTTGAACGCTGGATGGAGGAAACGCTGCGCGGCGCCGCCGGCAACAAGCGGATCGAGGTCAACCACGTCGGCCGCGTGATGCGCGAACTGGAACGCACCGATGGCACGGCGGGGCAGGATATCCAGCTCACGCTGGATTCCGATGTGCAGAATTTCGTGCAGGCCCGTCTGGGCGAGGAAAGCGCCGCCTGCGTGGTGATGGATGTGAACACCGGCGAAATCATCGCCTGCGCCTCCTCGCCGGGCTTTGATCCCAATCTCTTTGTGCGCGGCATCACCCAACGCGACTATTCCGCCCTGATGGAGGATGACCACCGCCCGCTGGCCAACAAGACGGTGCAAGGCGCCTATCCGCCGGGATCGACCTTCAAGATGGTCACCGCGCTCGCCGCACTGGAAGAAGGGCTGATCACCCCCGAAACCACCCATTCCTGCCCCGGCTACATCGAATTCGGCGACCGCCGCTTTCACTGCTGGAAACGCGGCGGCCATGGTCGCGTCGATCTCGCCCGCTCGCTGGCCGAAAGCTGCGACGTCTATTACTACGAAATCGCGCAGAAGGTGGGCATCGACAAGATCGCCGAAATGGGCCGCCGCCTCGGCCTGGGCATCCGCCACGACCTGCCCATGTCCGCCATCACCGAAGGCATCATGCCCGACAAGGCCTGGAAGATGGAACGCTGGGGCCAGGAATGGCGCATCGGCGACACCATCAACGCCTCCATCGGGCAGGGCTATGTGCTAGCCTCGCCGCTGCAACTCGCGGTGATGACCGCCCGCCTTGCCACGGGCCGGGCCATCGTGCCGCGCATCGTGCATTCCATCGGCGGCCAACCCGTCGATCTGCCGCAGGCCGAACCGCTGGGGCTGGATGCCACCAACCTGCGCTCGATCCGCGACGGCATGTCCGACGTGATGAACAGCCAGCGCGGCACCGCCTTCAGCGCGCGGGTGGCCGATGAAACCATGGTGCTGGCGGGCAAGACCGGCACCAGCCAGGTTCGCAACATCACCGCCGCCGAACGCGCGCGCGGCGTTGTGTCGAACGATGATCTTCCCTGGAACCGGCGCGACCACGCGCTCTATGTGGGCTATGCGCCCTTCGACAATCCGAAATACGCCGTGTCGGTGGTGGTGGAACATGGCGGCGGCGGCTCTGCCGTGGCCGCGCCCATCGCACGCGATGCCATCCTGCGCGCGCTCTATGGCGATATCCCGCCCCTGACCGCCTACCCCGCCAATCAGCGCGGCCGGATCGAAACCGATCTGAACGCCCTGCGCGACCGCCTGCGCGACACCGGCCCCGCCGGTAGTTCGCGGGCCTGAGGCAGGGGGCAGCCATGAGTTTTCTCGAATATCAGGTCAAGACGGTTCCCGGCGGTTTGCGCAAGGTGCTGCACCTGAACTGGCCGCTGGTGGTGCTGGTCGCC is a genomic window containing:
- the mrdA gene encoding penicillin-binding protein 2, with the translated sequence MRRTARDTEESARRVNRRSLLMGGAMVAMFAVLGARMRYLSVEQADEFRLLAEENRINMRLIPPERGLIFDRNGKLIAGNEQNYRVTITREDAGDVDAVLARLTRLIPVTAEEMERIRRDIDRNSPFVPIIVADRLPWEDFSKVAMNAPTLPGVTPEVGLSRHYPLVEDFSHVVGYVGPVSEKDLEERPNPDPVLRIPEFQIGKIGVERWMEETLRGAAGNKRIEVNHVGRVMRELERTDGTAGQDIQLTLDSDVQNFVQARLGEESAACVVMDVNTGEIIACASSPGFDPNLFVRGITQRDYSALMEDDHRPLANKTVQGAYPPGSTFKMVTALAALEEGLITPETTHSCPGYIEFGDRRFHCWKRGGHGRVDLARSLAESCDVYYYEIAQKVGIDKIAEMGRRLGLGIRHDLPMSAITEGIMPDKAWKMERWGQEWRIGDTINASIGQGYVLASPLQLAVMTARLATGRAIVPRIVHSIGGQPVDLPQAEPLGLDATNLRSIRDGMSDVMNSQRGTAFSARVADETMVLAGKTGTSQVRNITAAERARGVVSNDDLPWNRRDHALYVGYAPFDNPKYAVSVVVEHGGGGSAVAAPIARDAILRALYGDIPPLTAYPANQRGRIETDLNALRDRLRDTGPAGSSRA
- a CDS encoding rod shape-determining protein MreD gives rise to the protein MVDALRSSVWLYRAAFLGIAVALIFLKLLPLGSVAGDWPGPDLLLCLIFAWVMRRPDFLPVLLIGAVVLLEDLILLRPPGLWTALVILATEFVRARAALTRELQFLTEWLLVAGLMVALLIAYRLAFTIVFLPQPPFGFALLQTLWSILCYPLVVVASRLAFDLRKPATGEVDAYGRRL
- the mreC gene encoding rod shape-determining protein MreC, whose product is MAKSRNIGPDDYARPLRRLFVGLFVLVLLGLFLLWRIDSPRVERFRAALVDRVVPSFDWALLPVTKAAAMIDEFQSYASLYEQNQELRRELQQMKAWREAALQLEQKNARLLDLNQVRLDPKLTHVTGVVLADSGSPFRQSVLLNVGHRDGIRDGWATMDGIGLVGRISGVGERTSRVILLTDSNSRVPVTVQPSGQKALLSGDNSALPPLEFLEDADLVRPGDRVVTSGDGAMLPAGLLVGQVVMGTDRRLRVVLSADYERLEFLRVLRSHELTPITDAGALIAPPPTPAEPDAETGEGSAVTPDPSAAGGTGDVTEGSPETGAPDG